Proteins co-encoded in one Opitutus terrae PB90-1 genomic window:
- a CDS encoding acyltransferase family protein gives MSTPTPSSPPRLVSVDALRGFDMFWILGADALVLALGAMSLSPTLRALAGQLEHKDWAGFAFYDLIFPLFVFIVGVSTVFSLTSLVAREGRAAAVKRILRRTLLLLAFGIFYNGGLAHQWPDVRLVGVLQRIALAYAAAGLLFVFFKPRVLAAVTALLLVGYWALLTFIPIRDVQLDRAALVSHLPDAPRDAQGFPAEAQVRQLFDQTTARVTGRFEPGLNLTNHLDYVYLPGARYDHYYDPEGLLSTLPAIATCLLGIFAGLLLRRTDIGGHDKVVTLALAGVAALAAGWLWGIQFPIIKKLWTSSYVLVAGGWSLLLLAAFYYVIDVRQWRRWCQPFVWIGMNPITLYLLSTIVGFREAAARLVGGDISEWLDSNIAPGLGGIVVTLVSLGLVFVLAGFMHQRKIFLRV, from the coding sequence ATGTCCACCCCAACCCCGTCTTCCCCTCCCCGGCTCGTGTCGGTCGATGCGCTCCGTGGGTTCGACATGTTCTGGATCCTCGGCGCGGATGCCTTGGTGCTCGCGCTCGGCGCGATGAGTCTGTCGCCCACGCTGCGCGCGCTCGCCGGGCAACTCGAACACAAGGACTGGGCCGGCTTCGCGTTCTACGACCTGATCTTCCCGTTGTTCGTGTTCATCGTCGGCGTGTCGACGGTGTTCTCGCTCACATCGCTGGTCGCCCGCGAGGGCCGCGCCGCGGCGGTGAAGCGGATCCTCCGCCGCACGCTGCTGCTGCTCGCATTCGGAATTTTCTACAACGGCGGGCTCGCTCACCAATGGCCGGACGTGCGGCTCGTCGGCGTGCTGCAGCGGATCGCGCTCGCCTACGCCGCCGCCGGATTGCTCTTCGTCTTCTTCAAGCCACGCGTGCTGGCGGCGGTCACCGCACTGCTGCTCGTCGGCTATTGGGCGCTGCTCACGTTCATCCCGATTCGCGACGTGCAGCTCGACCGCGCCGCCCTCGTCTCGCACCTGCCTGACGCTCCGCGCGACGCGCAGGGTTTTCCGGCAGAAGCGCAGGTGCGGCAGCTGTTCGATCAGACCACGGCCCGCGTGACCGGTCGATTCGAGCCCGGGCTCAACCTGACGAATCACCTCGACTACGTTTACCTGCCTGGCGCGCGCTACGATCACTACTACGATCCGGAAGGATTGCTGAGCACGCTGCCGGCGATCGCCACGTGCCTGCTGGGAATTTTCGCGGGACTGCTGTTGCGGCGAACCGATATCGGTGGCCACGACAAAGTCGTCACACTCGCGCTCGCCGGGGTCGCTGCGCTCGCCGCGGGATGGCTGTGGGGAATTCAGTTTCCCATCATCAAGAAGCTCTGGACCTCCTCGTACGTGCTGGTTGCAGGCGGCTGGAGCCTCCTGCTGCTCGCGGCGTTTTACTACGTGATCGATGTCCGGCAATGGCGCCGCTGGTGTCAGCCGTTCGTCTGGATCGGCATGAATCCGATCACGCTGTACCTACTCTCCACGATCGTCGGTTTCCGCGAAGCCGCGGCCCGGCTCGTCGGCGGCGACATCAGTGAATGGCTCGACTCGAATATCGCGCCCGGACTCGGCGGCATCGTGGTCACACTCGTCAGTCTCGGACTGGTGTTCGTGCTCGCTGGGTTCATGCATCAGCGGAAGATTTTCCTGCGCGTGTGA
- a CDS encoding energy transducer TonB: MKIFPRYSLLIPLLTASAVWTAAAEPAGTPPAAAAKHGYTVMVEVKVNDKGETESVRLVDTDDKSVGDILSKMALAMALKTDLPARQKDGKPIKYTARLPFFFPIEGDEGPEANLAPKPMGKGKFTMPLYPRSLLEQGVVGGVIFELRVDEQGRLAQLNTLRASHPEFEAAAREVVQKWEFQPAQKDGQPVASRWNLAVAFETADHMADLKWRVPPRPSFGTLIILPESDAMTPATPETAPTAGEAPAAAPTPPGTEPAK, translated from the coding sequence ATGAAGATTTTCCCGCGCTACTCCCTTCTCATCCCGCTGCTGACGGCCAGCGCCGTTTGGACTGCGGCCGCGGAACCGGCCGGCACTCCGCCGGCGGCCGCGGCGAAGCATGGCTATACCGTGATGGTCGAGGTCAAGGTGAACGATAAAGGCGAGACCGAGAGTGTCCGGCTGGTTGACACCGACGACAAATCCGTCGGCGACATCTTGAGCAAGATGGCGCTGGCGATGGCGCTGAAGACCGACCTGCCGGCCCGGCAAAAGGACGGGAAGCCGATCAAATACACGGCGCGGCTGCCGTTCTTCTTTCCCATCGAGGGCGATGAAGGGCCCGAGGCCAACCTGGCGCCAAAGCCGATGGGCAAGGGGAAGTTCACGATGCCGCTGTATCCGCGCTCGCTGCTGGAGCAGGGGGTCGTAGGCGGCGTGATCTTCGAGCTGCGCGTCGACGAGCAGGGCCGGCTCGCGCAACTGAACACGCTGCGCGCGTCGCATCCGGAGTTCGAAGCGGCGGCGCGCGAGGTCGTGCAGAAATGGGAATTTCAACCGGCGCAAAAAGACGGGCAGCCGGTCGCCAGCCGCTGGAATCTCGCGGTGGCGTTCGAGACCGCGGACCATATGGCCGATCTGAAATGGCGTGTCCCGCCGCGGCCAAGTTTCGGCACGCTCATCATCCTGCCCGAATCCGACGCGATGACGCCCGCGACACCGGAAACCGCGCCGACTGCGGGCGAGGCGCCCGCTGCGGCGCCCACGCCGCCCGGCACCGAGCCGGCGAAGTAA
- a CDS encoding helix-turn-helix transcriptional regulator: MTSKPDLTTLVNRLPQPPHPLMGRRPGAVALPDNIVCFQRRAASELNRPRRGRALHHRCVLILALRTAVTVCVDDRVLRLGAGEGLIVLPFQFHHYLHPQSESMLWLFVTFDLADTSQLASLRFKPFPLTPPVQGVATEFLAAYEQEGRESDLPALLLALLLARVRRLARTPRRAPLEPEASPGVVMQVNQLAQKGPERSGIKQIAHTLGISPSHLRARFRASCGVSIGRHLRRLRLEKACGLLRLTPNRVSEVAEQCGFNSIYHFSRAFRAAYGISPMQYRHADKR, encoded by the coding sequence ATGACTTCCAAGCCCGATCTCACGACGCTCGTGAACCGGTTGCCGCAGCCGCCGCATCCGCTGATGGGCCGGCGGCCGGGCGCGGTGGCGCTGCCCGACAACATCGTGTGCTTCCAGCGCCGCGCCGCATCGGAGCTGAACCGTCCGCGGCGCGGGCGGGCGCTGCACCATCGTTGCGTGCTTATCCTCGCGCTGCGCACGGCGGTGACGGTGTGCGTCGACGATCGCGTGCTGCGACTCGGCGCGGGTGAGGGACTCATCGTGCTGCCGTTCCAGTTTCACCATTACCTGCATCCGCAGAGTGAGAGCATGCTGTGGTTGTTCGTGACCTTCGACCTGGCGGACACGAGCCAGCTCGCGTCGCTGCGGTTCAAACCCTTTCCGCTCACGCCTCCGGTGCAGGGCGTGGCGACGGAGTTTCTCGCGGCCTATGAGCAGGAGGGTCGCGAGTCCGACCTGCCGGCGCTGCTGCTCGCGCTGCTGCTGGCGCGCGTGCGCCGGCTCGCCCGGACGCCGCGCCGCGCGCCGCTCGAACCCGAGGCGTCGCCCGGCGTGGTGATGCAGGTGAACCAGCTTGCGCAGAAAGGTCCGGAGCGAAGCGGGATCAAGCAGATTGCCCACACGCTCGGCATCAGCCCGAGTCATTTGCGCGCGCGGTTCCGGGCCTCGTGCGGCGTCAGCATCGGCCGGCACTTGCGTCGGCTGCGGCTGGAGAAGGCCTGCGGGCTGCTGCGGCTGACGCCGAACCGCGTGTCGGAAGTGGCGGAGCAGTGCGGGTTCAATTCGATCTATCACTTCAGCCGCGCGTTTCGGGCGGCGTATGGCATTTCGCCGATGCAGTACCGGCATGCGGATAAGCGGTAG
- the nagB gene encoding glucosamine-6-phosphate deaminase has product MHSLVPLPRYGCEHLALTVIPSSIDASRAVAAEVAALIRQRQHEKRPVVLGLATGSTPVAFYAELVRLHREEHLSFANVVTFNLDEYYPLPPEHPQSYRRFMQVHLFDHVDISPANIHLPSGTVAAAEIDAHCRAYEEAIRAAGGIDFQILGIGRTGHIGFNEPGSSRRSRTRLVTLDPLTRRDASGDFGDEEHTPRYALSMGVATILEARQVVLMAWGQHKAAVVRAAVEGEMTPQVTASFLQEHDHALFVLDQTAAGQLTRYRMPWLVGALEDQGLAWDDRMQRRAILWLSQRRQKALLKLTDDDYNEAGLQDLLRVHGSAYETNRAGFYQMQHTITGWPGGRDPRRTRPGDAPAWPLRASSAEVFPKRVLVLSPHPDDDVISMGGTLCRLVEQGHDVHVAYQVSGSGAVSDEAMWSKLRFAGEAGVLTGESATEAKRWCLEFEQTGAMSPSPALLRWKSLVRRLEAIAAARVFGLPAERLRFLELPFYESDSPRRRRIGDADVAIMHRLLTELRPHLIYAAGDLDDPHGTHRLCLRVLREALARCTSEPWLGASELWLYRGAWAGWELDEIDLAVPLSPQEVLRRRRAIFRHETQKDQALFLGDDRREFWQRTEDRSRQLADAYNALGLAEYEAIEAFKRMSPEEFLSHVEV; this is encoded by the coding sequence ATGCACTCCCTGGTTCCACTGCCACGCTACGGCTGCGAACACCTCGCGCTGACGGTGATCCCGTCCAGCATCGACGCCTCGCGTGCCGTCGCGGCCGAGGTCGCCGCGCTGATCCGCCAGCGGCAGCACGAAAAGCGACCCGTCGTGCTCGGGCTCGCCACCGGCTCCACGCCCGTTGCCTTCTACGCCGAGTTGGTCCGACTCCACCGCGAGGAGCACCTGAGCTTCGCGAACGTGGTCACGTTCAACCTCGACGAATATTATCCGCTGCCGCCGGAGCATCCGCAGAGCTACCGCCGGTTCATGCAGGTGCACCTGTTCGACCACGTGGACATTTCGCCGGCGAACATCCACCTGCCGTCCGGTACCGTGGCGGCCGCGGAAATCGACGCGCATTGCCGCGCGTACGAGGAAGCGATTCGCGCGGCCGGCGGCATCGATTTTCAGATCCTCGGCATCGGCCGGACCGGCCACATCGGTTTCAACGAGCCGGGCAGCTCCCGGCGCTCACGCACGCGGCTCGTCACGCTCGACCCGCTCACGCGCCGCGACGCCTCGGGCGACTTCGGCGACGAGGAGCACACGCCACGCTACGCGTTGAGCATGGGCGTGGCCACGATCCTCGAAGCGCGCCAGGTGGTGCTGATGGCGTGGGGTCAGCACAAAGCCGCGGTCGTGCGCGCCGCGGTCGAGGGCGAAATGACGCCGCAGGTCACCGCCTCGTTTCTCCAGGAACACGACCACGCGCTGTTCGTGCTCGACCAGACGGCCGCCGGGCAGCTCACGCGTTACCGCATGCCGTGGCTCGTCGGCGCGCTCGAAGACCAGGGGCTCGCATGGGACGACCGCATGCAGCGGCGCGCCATCCTCTGGCTCTCGCAACGCCGCCAGAAGGCGCTGCTCAAGCTCACCGACGACGATTACAACGAGGCCGGGCTACAGGATCTGCTGCGCGTCCACGGCTCGGCCTACGAGACGAACCGCGCCGGGTTTTATCAGATGCAGCATACGATCACCGGCTGGCCCGGCGGACGCGACCCACGCCGCACGCGGCCCGGCGACGCGCCGGCGTGGCCGCTGCGTGCCTCGTCCGCCGAGGTGTTTCCCAAACGCGTGCTCGTGCTGTCCCCGCATCCCGACGACGACGTGATCTCGATGGGCGGCACGCTCTGCCGGCTCGTGGAGCAAGGCCACGATGTACATGTGGCCTATCAAGTGTCCGGCTCCGGCGCGGTGTCCGACGAAGCGATGTGGTCGAAGCTGCGGTTCGCCGGCGAGGCGGGCGTGCTGACCGGTGAATCCGCGACGGAAGCGAAACGGTGGTGTCTCGAGTTCGAGCAGACGGGCGCGATGTCGCCGAGTCCGGCGCTGTTGCGGTGGAAGAGCCTGGTTCGCCGGCTCGAAGCCATCGCCGCCGCCCGCGTGTTCGGGTTGCCCGCCGAGCGGCTGCGGTTCCTGGAGCTGCCGTTCTACGAGAGCGACAGCCCGCGCCGGCGCCGGATCGGCGACGCGGATGTCGCGATCATGCACCGGCTGCTGACCGAGCTGCGGCCGCACCTGATCTACGCGGCCGGCGATCTCGACGATCCGCACGGCACGCACCGGCTGTGTCTTCGCGTGCTCCGCGAGGCGCTCGCCCGCTGTACGAGTGAGCCTTGGCTCGGTGCCAGCGAACTGTGGCTTTATCGCGGAGCGTGGGCCGGTTGGGAGCTCGACGAAATCGACCTCGCCGTGCCGCTCAGCCCGCAGGAGGTCCTGCGCCGGCGCCGCGCGATTTTCCGGCACGAGACGCAGAAGGACCAAGCGCTCTTCCTCGGCGACGACCGCCGGGAATTCTGGCAGCGCACCGAGGACCGCAGCCGCCAGCTCGCCGACGCCTACAACGCGCTCGGGCTCGCGGAATACGAAGCCATCGAGGCTTTCAAACGCATGTCACCCGAGGAGTTCTTGAGCCATGTCGAAGTGTGA
- a CDS encoding MFS transporter, with the protein MSTSPAPVVIPDNRKSGYNRFLLLVAGLGGLLYGVDVGIIAGALPYLEATSGLNAGQLSFIVAAVLLGSVISTLFAGLLADWLGRKPLMIASGVLFVASIPMIALADGYVPLVLGRLLQGVSAGLIGVVVPLYLAECLGAAHRGKGTAIFQWLLTLGIVAAAAIGMYFSIRVEDVARLGSPAELFAFKDQAWRSIFWVSLPPGALFVLGGFLVAESPRWLFRRGRTDAARTALLRSRSDEQATIELQEMAATIAAEKAQAATAGARVRESLLRRKYVVPFVLACVILACNQATGVNSIIGYNTTILLQSGLSDVQAHWGYLILTLVNFLVTIGAVVLVDRKGRKFLLSLGSAGIIVSLVFVGLMFRQPESRRVDVREAVQATVSIEQTATVPFNTATLPTLLATAGEAGRAIARGPATLVVIYSYGDFRTATKAVRSDDPAAAPLELTRAGCVPPNKVVAFFSNPFADLATARTAPLKIENALITPVPTERHGWLTAIGIFTFMAFFAVGPGVCVWLALSELMPTRIRSNGMSIALLINQGVSTTIAAVFLPTVGRYGYSTIFFLFAGCTVVYFVTATFLLPETKGKTLEEIEAHFSRRGKKA; encoded by the coding sequence ATGTCCACCTCGCCTGCACCTGTTGTGATCCCCGACAACCGCAAGAGCGGATACAATCGCTTCCTGCTGCTCGTCGCCGGCCTGGGCGGCCTGCTCTACGGCGTCGATGTCGGCATCATTGCCGGCGCCTTGCCGTATCTTGAGGCCACATCCGGGCTCAATGCCGGCCAGCTCTCGTTCATCGTCGCCGCGGTGCTGCTCGGCAGCGTCATCTCGACGCTGTTCGCCGGATTGCTCGCCGACTGGCTTGGCCGCAAACCGCTGATGATCGCGAGCGGCGTGCTCTTCGTCGCGAGCATCCCGATGATCGCTCTCGCCGACGGCTACGTGCCGCTGGTGCTGGGCCGGCTGCTGCAAGGTGTCAGCGCGGGCCTGATCGGGGTCGTGGTCCCGCTGTATCTCGCGGAGTGTCTGGGCGCCGCTCACCGCGGGAAGGGCACCGCGATTTTCCAATGGTTGCTGACCCTCGGCATCGTCGCCGCCGCGGCCATCGGCATGTACTTCAGCATCCGCGTCGAGGACGTCGCGCGGCTCGGCTCGCCCGCGGAACTGTTCGCCTTCAAGGACCAGGCGTGGCGCAGCATCTTCTGGGTCTCGCTGCCACCCGGCGCGCTCTTCGTGCTCGGCGGTTTTCTGGTGGCGGAGTCTCCGCGCTGGCTGTTCCGCCGCGGCCGCACCGACGCCGCACGCACCGCGCTGCTGCGTTCCCGCTCCGACGAGCAGGCGACGATCGAGCTGCAGGAAATGGCCGCGACGATCGCCGCCGAAAAAGCTCAGGCCGCCACCGCCGGTGCGCGCGTGCGCGAATCACTGCTGCGCCGCAAATACGTCGTGCCCTTCGTGCTCGCCTGCGTGATCCTCGCCTGCAACCAGGCCACCGGCGTCAACTCGATCATCGGTTACAACACGACGATCCTGCTGCAGAGCGGCCTGTCCGACGTGCAGGCCCACTGGGGCTACCTCATCCTCACGCTCGTCAACTTCCTCGTCACGATCGGTGCCGTCGTGCTGGTCGATCGCAAGGGCCGGAAGTTTCTCCTCTCGCTGGGCAGCGCCGGCATTATCGTGTCGCTGGTGTTCGTCGGGCTGATGTTCCGCCAACCGGAGTCGCGGCGCGTCGACGTGCGCGAAGCGGTCCAAGCCACCGTGTCGATCGAACAAACAGCGACAGTGCCGTTCAACACTGCGACGCTGCCAACGCTGCTGGCGACCGCCGGTGAAGCCGGCCGGGCGATCGCACGCGGTCCGGCGACACTGGTGGTGATTTATTCCTACGGCGACTTTCGCACCGCCACCAAGGCCGTGCGCTCCGATGACCCCGCCGCGGCGCCGCTTGAGCTGACCCGCGCCGGTTGCGTGCCGCCCAACAAGGTCGTCGCCTTCTTCTCGAATCCGTTCGCCGATCTCGCCACCGCCCGCACCGCTCCGCTGAAAATCGAGAATGCACTGATCACACCGGTGCCGACGGAGCGTCACGGCTGGCTGACGGCCATCGGCATTTTCACGTTCATGGCGTTCTTCGCCGTCGGCCCGGGCGTGTGCGTCTGGCTCGCGTTATCCGAGCTGATGCCAACGCGGATCCGTTCCAACGGGATGAGCATCGCGCTGCTCATCAACCAGGGGGTGTCCACGACCATCGCGGCCGTATTCCTGCCCACCGTCGGCCGGTACGGCTACTCGACGATCTTTTTCCTCTTCGCCGGTTGCACCGTCGTCTACTTCGTCACCGCCACGTTCCTCTTGCCGGAAACCAAGGGCAAGACGCTCGAGGAAATCGAAGCTCACTTCAGTCGCCGCGGAAAAAAGGCCTGA
- a CDS encoding TonB family protein: protein MSPGPRWLLRCCVPLFVLGWLSLMLAQDVTVGPISWLDADDPPDQLPTRKAAFRPEFPEELKQSPDLGWAMFEIWLSDDGRSVQLVTYGTQPAYADALEHSYDARLRFKPGKRDGRAVNTRVRVTAVFNPAGAALKRADATPRLLDAQVIIDPRQKPERREPMCSNRTVWANVRVRPNGEATLAGGAPDELADLLRGALPQWRFAPARRGGQPVEAELRVPFIVVPPEATSGGEQVPPKILQATSPHYPWSMQASGLRGDVVVEFVVDYEGRVRKPIVVRTLNPGFNAAAIEAISRWRFEPATVHGRPVNTLVQQGIRFELRDAPGGGSDGLEVKQKANLSKLPPELRYDTPPKLTTLVQPKYPYALLREGKRGTAQVTVLVGADGRVLEVRVAKAPQPELGYALEAAAEMFAFQPALKGGHPIPAMYGFEHDFDPSERTLVPESDWAALRLEQKHPEEILTANKLDQPIKPETTKPPRFPSSVPQEVVEGEAVVEVLIDHKGRVCVPRVVSASLPEFGYAAVQAVAEWRFDPPTSGGKPGAVRVSVPFAFKRPPLAAPASPPSS from the coding sequence ATGTCGCCGGGTCCCCGCTGGTTGCTCCGCTGTTGCGTGCCGCTGTTCGTGTTGGGCTGGCTGTCGCTGATGCTGGCGCAGGACGTGACGGTGGGCCCGATCTCCTGGCTCGACGCAGACGACCCGCCGGACCAGTTGCCCACGAGGAAAGCGGCGTTTCGCCCCGAATTTCCGGAGGAGCTGAAGCAGAGCCCCGACCTCGGCTGGGCCATGTTTGAGATCTGGCTGAGCGACGATGGCCGTAGCGTGCAGCTCGTCACCTACGGCACGCAGCCGGCCTATGCGGATGCGCTGGAGCACAGCTACGATGCCCGGCTGCGGTTCAAGCCGGGCAAGCGCGACGGCCGCGCGGTGAACACCCGGGTGCGCGTCACAGCGGTTTTCAACCCCGCCGGCGCTGCGCTGAAACGCGCTGACGCCACGCCGCGGTTGCTCGACGCGCAGGTGATCATCGACCCGCGACAGAAACCCGAACGGCGCGAACCGATGTGTTCCAATCGCACCGTTTGGGCGAACGTCCGCGTGCGCCCGAACGGCGAGGCGACGCTTGCCGGCGGCGCGCCCGATGAACTCGCCGACCTCCTGCGCGGGGCGCTGCCGCAGTGGCGGTTTGCGCCGGCGCGGCGGGGCGGTCAGCCGGTGGAAGCGGAGCTGCGCGTGCCGTTCATTGTCGTGCCGCCCGAGGCGACTTCGGGCGGGGAGCAGGTTCCGCCGAAGATCCTGCAGGCCACTTCGCCGCATTATCCCTGGTCGATGCAGGCGAGCGGACTGCGCGGAGACGTGGTGGTGGAATTCGTCGTCGATTACGAGGGGCGCGTGCGCAAGCCGATCGTGGTGCGCACGCTCAACCCGGGATTCAACGCCGCGGCGATCGAGGCGATCAGCCGCTGGCGGTTCGAACCGGCCACGGTGCACGGCCGGCCAGTTAATACCCTCGTGCAACAGGGGATTCGATTCGAACTGAGGGACGCACCCGGGGGCGGTTCCGATGGGCTCGAGGTTAAACAGAAAGCCAACCTCTCGAAGCTGCCGCCGGAGCTGCGCTACGACACGCCGCCGAAACTCACCACCCTGGTGCAGCCGAAATATCCCTACGCGCTCCTCCGCGAGGGCAAGCGCGGCACAGCCCAAGTAACGGTGCTCGTGGGCGCGGATGGCCGCGTGCTCGAGGTGCGCGTGGCGAAGGCGCCGCAACCGGAGTTGGGTTACGCACTCGAGGCAGCGGCGGAGATGTTCGCATTCCAGCCTGCGCTCAAAGGCGGGCATCCCATTCCGGCGATGTATGGCTTCGAACACGACTTCGACCCGAGCGAACGCACGCTCGTCCCCGAAAGCGACTGGGCGGCTTTGCGGCTCGAGCAGAAGCATCCCGAGGAGATTCTTACCGCGAACAAACTGGACCAACCCATCAAGCCCGAGACAACGAAGCCGCCGCGGTTTCCCAGCAGCGTTCCGCAGGAGGTCGTGGAGGGCGAGGCGGTGGTCGAGGTGTTGATCGACCACAAGGGGCGCGTGTGTGTGCCGCGCGTGGTGTCGGCCTCGCTTCCCGAGTTCGGCTACGCGGCGGTCCAGGCGGTGGCCGAATGGCGGTTCGATCCACCGACCAGCGGGGGCAAGCCCGGCGCGGTGCGCGTGTCGGTGCCGTTTGCGTTCAAACGGCCTCCGCTCGCCGCGCCCGCCTCGCCGCCCTCATCCTAA
- a CDS encoding family 20 glycosylhydrolase — protein sequence MLAVALPVSISAAPAPHDLLPAPAQLAFAEGRLPVTAEFSVSLRGHDDARLRAGLSRALRRWEERTGFTFARTPQAEFVLASDTSRAALVVECSAAGSALPTLGEDESYSLEVSPAQAVLRAPNVVGALRGFETLLQLLQRDARGWFVPVVKIQDAPRFPWRGLMIDVCRHWQPMEVLKRNLDGMALVKLNVLHLHLTEDQGFRIESKTHPRLHELGSDGLYFTQDQIREIIAYAAARGIRVVPEFDMPGHATSWAVAYPELASAPGPYVIERGWGIFDPVLDPTNEKVYALLEDFLGEMAALFPDPYLHIGGDENNGKHWNANARIQAFIREHDLKDNEGLHATFNRRVRDILTKHGKKMVGWDEILHPDLPQDAIVHSWRGPTGLAAAAKAGHAAILSNGYYIDLCYSAADHYRNDPLPADTAIPLAEQSRILGGEATMWAEWVSPETIDSRIWPRTAAIAERLWSPRDVNDVADMYRRLAIVSQRLEETGLNHERNRPAMLRRLAGDGASAEDLENLRIFVEAVEPVKGYERGRYHAEHRQATPLTRVADCARPESNTAREFTVAVDRLLGGARRPDGHSAAALQELREQLLAWQAAGLEVADLLTQRALLGRDSAPVAKSLAEASAVGLAALEAIARGDARDPAWRTEQFTVLERAAEPHDAVQLPALGAIRRLVTAAAP from the coding sequence ATGCTCGCTGTTGCCCTGCCCGTGTCGATTTCCGCCGCGCCCGCGCCGCACGACCTCCTGCCGGCGCCAGCCCAGCTTGCGTTCGCCGAAGGCCGGCTGCCGGTCACCGCGGAGTTTTCCGTCAGCTTGCGCGGCCACGATGACGCGCGGCTCCGCGCCGGACTCTCACGCGCGCTCCGTCGCTGGGAGGAGCGGACCGGGTTCACGTTCGCACGCACGCCCCAGGCGGAATTTGTGCTCGCGAGCGACACGAGCCGCGCCGCCCTCGTCGTCGAATGCTCCGCCGCCGGCTCCGCGCTGCCCACGCTCGGCGAGGACGAATCCTACTCGCTCGAAGTCAGCCCGGCGCAGGCGGTGCTGCGCGCGCCCAACGTCGTCGGTGCGCTGCGCGGCTTCGAGACGTTGCTCCAGCTGCTGCAGCGCGACGCGCGGGGCTGGTTCGTGCCGGTCGTGAAGATCCAGGATGCGCCGCGGTTTCCGTGGCGCGGCTTGATGATCGACGTGTGCCGGCACTGGCAACCGATGGAGGTCCTCAAGCGCAACCTCGATGGCATGGCGCTGGTGAAACTCAACGTGCTGCACCTGCACCTGACCGAGGACCAGGGTTTTCGGATCGAGAGCAAAACGCATCCGCGGCTGCACGAGCTCGGCTCCGACGGGTTGTATTTCACGCAGGACCAGATCCGCGAGATCATCGCCTACGCCGCCGCGCGGGGCATTCGCGTCGTACCGGAGTTCGACATGCCCGGCCACGCGACGAGCTGGGCGGTGGCGTATCCGGAACTCGCGAGCGCCCCCGGCCCCTATGTGATCGAGCGCGGCTGGGGCATCTTCGATCCGGTCCTCGATCCGACCAACGAAAAGGTTTACGCGCTGCTCGAAGATTTTCTCGGTGAAATGGCGGCGCTGTTCCCGGACCCGTATCTCCACATCGGCGGCGACGAAAACAACGGCAAGCACTGGAACGCGAACGCCCGGATCCAGGCGTTCATTCGCGAGCACGACTTGAAGGACAACGAGGGACTGCACGCCACCTTCAACCGTCGCGTGCGCGACATCCTCACGAAGCACGGCAAGAAGATGGTGGGTTGGGACGAGATTCTGCACCCGGATCTGCCGCAGGATGCCATCGTGCATTCGTGGCGTGGTCCGACCGGACTCGCCGCGGCCGCGAAGGCCGGCCATGCCGCCATCCTGTCGAACGGCTACTACATCGATCTCTGTTATTCCGCCGCCGATCACTACCGCAACGATCCGTTGCCGGCAGACACCGCCATCCCGCTGGCGGAGCAGTCACGCATCCTCGGCGGCGAAGCGACGATGTGGGCGGAGTGGGTTTCGCCTGAGACGATCGACTCGCGGATCTGGCCACGCACCGCCGCCATCGCGGAGCGGTTGTGGTCGCCGCGCGACGTGAACGACGTCGCTGATATGTACCGCCGGCTTGCGATCGTCAGTCAGCGGCTCGAGGAAACCGGGCTGAATCACGAGCGCAACCGCCCCGCGATGCTGCGCCGGCTCGCCGGCGACGGCGCCAGCGCCGAGGACCTGGAAAACCTGCGGATCTTCGTCGAGGCCGTGGAGCCGGTGAAAGGTTACGAGCGCGGCCGGTATCATGCCGAGCACCGGCAGGCGACGCCGCTCACCCGCGTGGCGGATTGCGCGCGGCCCGAGAGCAACACCGCGCGTGAGTTCACGGTCGCCGTGGACCGACTGCTGGGTGGAGCCCGCCGTCCCGACGGGCATTCCGCTGCCGCTCTGCAAGAGCTCCGTGAGCAACTTCTCGCCTGGCAAGCCGCCGGACTCGAAGTCGCCGATCTGCTGACGCAACGCGCGTTGCTCGGTCGCGACAGCGCGCCCGTCGCGAAGTCGCTGGCCGAGGCCAGCGCCGTCGGACTGGCCGCGCTCGAAGCGATCGCCCGCGGCGACGCGCGCGATCCGGCGTGGCGCACCGAACAATTCACCGTGCTGGAACGCGCCGCCGAACCGCACGACGCCGTCCAGCTGCCCGCGCTCGGAGCCATCCGTCGGCTCGTCACCGCCGCCGCTCCGTAA